The Mangrovivirga cuniculi genomic sequence TTGTTTCTCCGGATAACTTAGTTGATCTCGGTGGTCAGCTTTCGGGGGAGATATATGGAAAAGTAACAATCCGGAAATATTTAGAGGTACCGGATGGTTAATGCAAAATTCCCGCAACGATGCTCAAAGAGGAGGTGCTGCAACTCCTATTTCAGGCACTTTTCCTGTTTATTTATTTCATATTAATAAATCAGGAAGTCAGAAATATGTTCACGTTCTGGTTACTAATCCAAATAGTTCTTCGATAACTATTTCCGGAAAGGGTTCTATGTACACTAATTCAGAAAAACCTTTATACGGTTCTGGTACTGGTCAGAGCTACCATGTTTCTAGAGACTGGTTGGATAATACGCCGAGATATTCTTTCACGAATGTGACTCTACAGCCTTATAAAGCTTATGAAGTTGCCAAACTTCCGGTGGCACAAGGAGCAATGGTCGACGGACGTTTTGAAGTAACTGCCAGTGCTGGAGCGTATGTTTATACTGTGGTAACCTCAGGGGGAGTTTTACAGATGCTGTCAATAAATCTCAGGGTGGTCCCGCAAATGGGGATATTTTCTCTCCGGGACCTAATGCTTATGGTAGAGAAGCTGGCGTTTATGAAGATGGTATGTGGAGCGGGAGCACAAATATTTCTCTACCATCCTCAACTTCTTATCTGGGACTGGCATTGAATACCAGCAGTAAGTTTGCAGTGAACGGAGTTTTTCTTCAGGATCAAAATGCTACTTATGTTATGAAACTCTCCGATTCATCAGAAAAAACCTATGGTAATTACGGTCATAAATATGACATCACGCTGGCTATGTATAATCCTCACAGTACCTCGAAACAAGTGACATTATATTTTGGATCAAATTATACAAACAGCTCCAATAGCCCCTCATTTACTTATAATGGTCCATTAAAAATGAATGGGGTAATTAAGAATATTTATACTACTCCAACAGCTCCAAGACAATGGCTGGCGACCTGGACGGTACCAGCAAACAGTCCTTTTAATGCTAACCTGGATTTTTATGTGCCTGGTTTAATCACTACTGGTCAACAACTAATTCTACAGGTTAATTAAAGATTAAATATCAAAGCAGCTTAAATCTGAAGCTGCTTTGATATTATTAAATTTTAAAACCTTACACCTACCTGGACTCTGAAAGTCAGCGGATAACCCGGTGTGAAATTCATTTCAGTAACTGATTGAGCTTCTCCTCTTAGTCTTGATTCTGTTGCAAATTGTGCTTCAGCCCATTCTTCATCGAGAATATTCTCCAAAGTTAATGTCGCAAAAAACTTTTCTCTTTCATACTTAATGTTTGAATCCAGTAGAAAGTAGCCTTCCGCTATTAATGTATTGGTTTCGTCGCCTGGTCTGTCGCCAAGGTATCGATATCTTAGATTGGCTCTCCATTGATTTTTTCTATAAGTAATTCCTCCCATAGAAGTTACAGCGGGCGCTAATGGAACATAGTTTTGACCTTCGGGGCATCTACCATCCGGGCTTCTGTCACATTAAGGTCAAAATCGATCCTCAGAGAAGGTATAATATCATAACGCGCTGCAAAATCAATTCCCTTTCTTGTGGTTTCTCCGGAGGGTTCAACTATTCCGGCATCACCAACATATACCAATTCGGATTCAAGATCTAAAGTCCATAATCCACCATGGATTAATAAGTTTGGTAGAGGCTTCCATTGAGCAATCAGATCCAGACCATTCGCTCTGGGTAATAGAGGTAACTCACTATCTGATAAGATGGCCCGCGAGTCATTACTGTGAAACCCTAAACTATAATTTGCACTTAACTTTAGCTTTCTGCTAACATTATATGCCACTTTAAACTTTGGTGAGAAAATTCCATTATCCTGGTATTCGAATAATGCCGTGGAGTCCAATTTATTTAGATATCCAAAACGGAAATTATCATATCTGATTCCAGATGAAATTGTTAAATCTTTCCATAGATAACTAGTTTCAACAAACGCAAACAGGTTGGTTTCCTGGATATCCCCAAACATTTGGTACCCCAAAAATGTATTTCGACGATAGGTGTTTTCAAGACTTACATCGTCTGAATTATCCTGTCTGAATCCCACTCCACCAGTCAAATTAAATTGAGAGTTATTATTTAGATAAAAAGGCGTCTGAATCTTAGTCTCTCCTCCGTAAAGCAGCCTGTTTTCACGTTGCCTAATCTGGTCGCCGTATACCGGGTTTTCCAGAAAAAAAGTGAAATTTGAAAACAGATCGAAATCATATTGAGATATATAATAATCGTTAGAAAGCTTTAGACCGTCAGTGTTAAGAATGGTTTCACTATTTATTATTATGGATGCCCGTGAAGTTTCCCCGCCTTCAGTAGGGTCGAGACTGCCAAACCTTCCGATTACTCCATTTTCGACTGCTCTGGGAGGTATTTGGCCACTGGCATTCCAGTCTGAATATAAATACATACCCGTAATAGACAAAATCGAATTTTCTGTATTACTGGTGTATTTTCCCTGAATATTTATTCGATCGTAATTTTGAGGATTATCAAAAGGGCCATCATTAAGTAAATATTCAGAAGCAATATAAAATTGTTGATTTTTAGATTCTGATTCAAAAAGTTTCAGGGCTGAAAATAAACGGTAAGTGTTAAAATTTCCTACCCAGGCATTGACCTCGTTTTGTTCCAGGTAATCTATAGTTTCAAAATTAATAGCTCCGGCAGTAGCAAAATTACCTTCATCTATCGCATGTGGACCAAAACGGTAGTTTACATCTTTTACCAATTCCGGAATTAAAAAATGTAAATCAGCATAACCCTGTCCATGTGCGTGACTAACCATATTTACAGGCATTCCATCAACATTTAATGCCAGGTCTGTGCCGTGGTCTATGTCAAATCCACGCGTAAAGATCTGTTCCGCTTTGCCTCCACCTGCGTGTTGTGCGATAAAAACTCCAGGTACCAATCTTAAAATTTCCTGGCTGTTTGATGGATTGCGAAGCTCGATATCAAGCCTTGAAATAGTTTCCATTGGGCTTTCATTGCTTGCACTGATTTCCACCTGGCTGAGCATAGCAGTAGATTGTTTTAAAGCAACATTAGAAGCCTCACTGGCGATTACTTTATGTGGTTCGTATCCAACATGAGTTAGAAATAAGGTGTCTGAAGCATTAGCCCGAATTCTCCAGGTGCCATTTTTACCTGAGTGATAAATGGTATTATTGTTCAAATTAATTATGTGAACACCGGCCAAAGGCTGATTGGTCTTTTCATCGTAGACTTTTCCCGTTACTACATTTTGGGCAAAAGTATTCCACGACAAAAAGAATATCGTATATAGTAGATATTTCATTTTGATTTTTTAATAATTCTTAATAATTAATTCTCAATTAATTATTAGGAAATAGGAGGCGGTTTTGGAGGGCAAATACTCAGCCCTGAATAAAGAATTGAATAATTAGAACTTGATTTTTTTAAAACGATTAAAAAAAGTAGTTCAAATGAAAAATCTGAACCAGTTATATGGTCTGAAAATCTGAAATGAAAAGTTTGATTAACAGTGTTCGCATCTTTATTCTCACTGATTATTTCAGATATCTTATCGAATAATATCTCCAGATAATACCGATCATGCGAATGACTTCTCTTATGGTGGTCATGATGATGCGTGTGATGTTTAGTAATATTTTTTTCGTGGGAATGAAAGGGATTTTCTCCCTGGAAACTATGATTAGTGAGGTGAATTAGTGGATTGATAAATTCATTAAGCAGAGGTGAAATATAAATAAATAACAGTAATATGGTAAGTGCGTTCTTCAATGCTATTTCAGGTGTCCGCTTTTATCAACAATAATTCAATCAAAATTCTGTTGCTAAGGTAAGCATAGCAAATTAAATTGCTTAAGAAATTACATAACTATTATTAAAATGTTCGATGGCTTAGGATTTCCAAAATCGTTAGATGAAGAAGTATTTGACCAATGGCTTGAAGAAGGCCGTGAGAGTAAATTGAGCTACCATTATATGCTGGTAATCTGGGATGAAGCAGATTCAATATATAAACCAGTTTATCTCGAAGAACGGGAGAAGATCAAGCAATACGATAATTACGGAGAAGCAACAGGCAGAGAATCACTTATTGCCGCATATGACCTGTATTCTGAATCGAGGATAACCTGATTCAAAATCTTTCGCTCGACTAAAATAATCACGTTTTATCCTCATAAACCTTTTTAGGAGAACTAAATTATCCGGGGACATGTGTTGGTAAGATTCTCCAACCTTTTCTAATTGGAATTACTACCTACTTAAGTTATTTTCTTCTTTAAATTATTCATAAATAATTGAGAAAAATACCCAAGGTTGGGAATTGAGTTATCAGGATTATATAGCCAACTTTATGATAGAAAAATATTCCAGAAATTGAATGCTACCGTAAAAAATTGATGGAGTACTGAATCATGTTTAAGAAAGGTTTGCTTTTAGAGGCAAACCTTTTTTGATTTAAGGTTTAACAAGTCTATATTTATCTTTTAAACAACCATTTTTAATAGTTACTAAACTTTTGAAATCATGTTAAAATTAATCAAAGACTTTAAGTCACTAAATTTAAGCGTTCTGGCCTTGTTTTTTGCTTTGACATTTACTTTAGCTTCTTGTGGGTCAGGATCAACTGATTCTGCTGATGAAGACGAAATGGAGCAAATGGACGAAGAAATGCCAATGGAAGAAGAGGAAATGCCGATGGAAGAGGAGCACATGAATGATAGCACTCACGAAGATCACGATCATGATGCAGAACATCCTGAAGGAGAGCATCCATCTTCAGATGAAGACGGAGATGAGCATCCTTCGAACTAATCGATCAGATATTTAAATTATCTCTTTTAAAGGTGAACTTAGTGTCAACGCGCACAGGTTCACCTTTTATTTCTAATACCGGGTATGCCAGGAAGTTTATCGATCCTGATTGTGGCATTATTTCCGGTTTGATATCCCTTCCACGACTAAATTCAATACGATTTGCCGGGTGATGTCCAAAATAATAAGTAGCAAGCGCTGTGTACTTATCTGCTTCACTAATATCCACCGGCCACCATTTACCCTCAGCGTAAAATTCTGCCCAGCAGTGATATCCATTAACTCCTCCTTCATCACGTGAAGATGGAATCGCAGCACCAACGGCAAAACGAGCAGGAATATCTGCAGAGCGTGCCAGGGAAATGAATAATGAGTGAAATTCCGTGCAATTACCCGATTTTGAATCACAGGCATAATCAGCATCTCCGGTACCATAAGTACCTTGTTTTGCGTAACGTACTTCTTCTATGACATGATCGTACAGAGCACGTGCTTTCGTGAGTGGGGTAGAGGCAGTTTTCTTTTCAATTGCTTCATCTGCAATTAACTTAAAACGATCCCCGATAGGGAGTAGCTTATTAGCCTTAAGGTATTTTTCCGGAACAGAATCTTCTTCATAAGGTCCTTTTTCCAGTCTGTTTACCTGGTAATTGATGCTGATCTTTTTACCGCTATGAGATGGATCAAGATTCATATAGAGTATCGAATTATCAAAATCCGGATCACTGATCATCTTATGTTTACCCGGAGTTTCGATTGATAATATTTCGATGGTCTGAAATTCATCAGATTGTGCGACCGGAATCCATATTTCAGCATTGTCAGCGATTTCAGGTAAAGAGGCTTCGTAAGTAAAAGAAAAATTATCCTGACCTTCAATAACCCCCATTAACTTATTAGAAGCCTTTT encodes the following:
- a CDS encoding TonB-dependent receptor; its protein translation is MKYLLYTIFFLSWNTFAQNVVTGKVYDEKTNQPLAGVHIINLNNNTIYHSGKNGTWRIRANASDTLFLTHVGYEPHKVIASEASNVALKQSTAMLSQVEISASNESPMETISRLDIELRNPSNSQEILRLVPGVFIAQHAGGGKAEQIFTRGFDIDHGTDLALNVDGMPVNMVSHAHGQGYADLHFLIPELVKDVNYRFGPHAIDEGNFATAGAINFETIDYLEQNEVNAWVGNFNTYRLFSALKLFESESKNQQFYIASEYLLNDGPFDNPQNYDRINIQGKYTSNTENSILSITGMYLYSDWNASGQIPPRAVENGVIGRFGSLDPTEGGETSRASIIINSETILNTDGLKLSNDYYISQYDFDLFSNFTFFLENPVYGDQIRQRENRLLYGGETKIQTPFYLNNNSQFNLTGGVGFRQDNSDDVSLENTYRRNTFLGYQMFGDIQETNLFAFVETSYLWKDLTISSGIRYDNFRFGYLNKLDSTALFEYQDNGIFSPKFKVAYNVSRKLKLSANYSLGFHSNDSRAILSDSELPLLPRANGLDLIAQWKPLPNLLIHGGLWTLDLESELVYVGDAGIVEPSGETTRKGIDFAARYDIIPSLRIDFDLNVTEARMVDAPKVKTMFH
- a CDS encoding DUF3370 family protein, with the translated sequence MWSGSTNISLPSSTSYLGLALNTSSKFAVNGVFLQDQNATYVMKLSDSSEKTYGNYGHKYDITLAMYNPHSTSKQVTLYFGSNYTNSSNSPSFTYNGPLKMNGVIKNIYTTPTAPRQWLATWTVPANSPFNANLDFYVPGLITTGQQLILQVN
- a CDS encoding transglutaminase-like domain-containing protein, whose translation is MRIAQLFTFFCFSFFLITSCNYQKQNDSNDKDKEEKEEESKTEKVSVQDVERGIRENIMAKTKEGNGFFKFSNDTTDFNLKLVRVHTEYLSVLGPNEFFACVDLATESGDVYDVDFFLKGSKNDMKVTRTDLHKLNGKPYYTWKQNKDKTWVTVPVEKASNKLMGVIEGQDNFSFTYEASLPEIADNAEIWIPVAQSDEFQTIEILSIETPGKHKMISDPDFDNSILYMNLDPSHSGKKISINYQVNRLEKGPYEEDSVPEKYLKANKLLPIGDRFKLIADEAIEKKTASTPLTKARALYDHVIEEVRYAKQGTYGTGDADYACDSKSGNCTEFHSLFISLARSADIPARFAVGAAIPSSRDEGGVNGYHCWAEFYAEGKWWPVDISEADKYTALATYYFGHHPANRIEFSRGRDIKPEIMPQSGSINFLAYPVLEIKGEPVRVDTKFTFKRDNLNI